The window CCTGGTGTATTCGGATCCTTTGACCAAACCACTTGGGCAACTATTGCAGCACGTAACCTCGCTATTGCAGAAGAAATGGGTGCAGACATCATGACCGAATGTAACGGATGTTTCGGTTCCTTACGTGAATGTGACCACTTATTAAAAGAAAACCCAGCTAAAAAAGACGAAATTAACGCTATCTTAGCTGAAACCACTGACAAACAATACAAAGGTGAAACTAGAGTAAGACACTTTGCAGAAATTTTATACAACGACGTAGGTCTTGACAAATTATCTGAAATGTTCACCAAAGACTTAGGCATTAATGTTGCAGTACACTACGGATGTCACTTCTTAAAACCTACCGCAGAAGTAGGTATTGAAGAATCTGCAGAAAACCCAACTATCTTAGATGAATTAGTAGAAATCACCGGTGCTAAATCTGTACCTTACAAAAACAAAATGATGTGCTGTGGTGCAGGTGGAGGTTTAAGAGCTAGAGATATTGACGTAACCTTAAGTTACACCAAAGAAAAACTCGATGCTATGGCTGAAGCTGGTGTAGATGCTATTGTAGAAGTTTGTCCATTCTGTCACTTACAATTCGATGTAGGTCAAACTGAAGTTAACGCAAAATACGGAACTGACTTCGCATTCCCTGTAATGCACTTAGCTCAATTATACGGATTAGCTATGGGATTAAGCGCAGACGAATTAACTTTCGACGCACAATTAATCGACGCAACTCCAGTTCTCGAAAAATTAGAATAAGTAGTTTAATTACTACTTATCATTTTCTTTTTTTTTAAACAATTTTTTTAGTTCGTATATTTACTAATTATTTTAATTATTTTACTAATTATTCAAACTACTATTTTTTAAATTTTATTTGCACATGTGATCAAAAATAATTAGTATATTACTAAACTGATTTAATAAAATTGAATTATTACATTGTATAAAAATTATTAGTATAATAATAAACTATATTAATTACAATAACTAAAAATATATTCATATAATTTAATAATATAAAAATTATATGAGATTTGGATAATAATTAAACTAGTTTTGCTGGTATGATTACTGGTCTTGCTAGATGATTTTAATAAATTAAGAATTTGGAGAAATAATATGTTTATTGCAATTTTAGGCGGAATATTTAAATTTAAAGACCTTCCTGAAGAATATGGTCCTTATGTACAATTTAAAGCGGCTATTGAAGGTAGAGATGAAATTGATGATAATGATGAAATCGCTATTTTAGACATTACCGGCACTGGTAGTCATCATGTTCTCTTTTTAGACAAATACACTAATCTTAATGAAATCAAAAGAGAGTTAAGAGAAGCAGACGCAAAAGTTAATGTTACTACCTTAAAAATATTGGAAGGACATTTATGAGTACATTGCCTATAGAACAATCCTGGTTAGTTATCGCTAACCTTTCTTCTGAGTTACACAAGAAAGGCATTCCAATTCCAAAGGAATTGAATAAGGACTTAGGTTTGGTAAAATCTCAAATCGGGTTTTATAAGAAAGACCCTTCTCATCCAGATATGATTAATGAGATGGCTAAAGCTGATATGTCCTTAAATGAAATTCAAGGAGTATTGCTCTCTCTTGCAGAAAGTTATGACAAGGACTTTTATGAGGAATGGTTAGATAAGCTTCAAAGAGCAAATAGGGGAGAAGAGATCTTTAAGATTTCAGATACCCAATCTAGATTCATTCAAAATGTTCCTCCAGGATTATCATATGCAAAGATTACTTTAAGAAATCCAATTGCAGAAGATAGAGTACAGGAAATAGCCGAATATTATGGGCTTATAATGGAATTTGACACTGATTCAACAATTGCATTGTATGGTGAAAAGTCAAATATCCAATTGGCTTTAAAGGAAATGGCTCCGTTTTTCGCTGAATAAACATAATGATAAACTGAAAAAATAATAAAAGTTAATCTTTTTTTATAATTATCTTTTTAAAATTATAATTTTTAGTCAATTTTACGTTGAATTTTAAAGTTTTAAGGTCGTTTTAAAATGAAAATTTTAGCAATTAGTGATGTACACGGTAAAAAGAGTGAAAGCTTAATCAATTACTTAAAACAAAATGATGATATTTCTTTAGTATTGATTGCTGGAGATATTACAGATTTCAGCATTACTGAATTTGAACCTTTAAGTTTTGTAAAACCATTCATTGATGAACTCGTTGAAGAATGTGACGTGGATGTATTTGCAATTCCTGGTAATTGTGACCCTGCAGGAATCTGTAATGCAATTAAGGAAAGTGGTCCTGATGAAAAACCTGCTTTCTGTTTGCATAATCAATTGATAGCATATGAGAATGTGGTTATCATGGGTTATGGGGGATCAAATCCAACTCCTTTCAACACTCCTGGAGAAATTGATGATGATAAGATTTATCTCCATGTATATGAGCTTTTAGCTGAGTATGACTATATTGGAAACGATGCAGTTCCTAGAGTAACCATTTTACTTACTCATGCACCTCCTTATGACACTAAAGCAGATACCATTGAAAGTGGTGCTCATGTAGGAAGTCAAGGTGTTAAGAAACCTATTCATGAATTCCAGCCTAACATAAACATCTGTGGTCATGTGCACGAAGCATGCTCCATTGACATGGTGGGAAATACCACAGTTGCAAACCCTGGAAGACTTGAAGATGGACATGCAGTTTTAATCGAAGTGGATGAAAATGCTATGTACACTATAGGAATTGTTTCCTTGGAGTAAATTTACTCCTTTTTCTTTTTTTATTATTTTAAACTTTTTTACTATTTTTTACTATTTTTAAATTATCTTTAATTATTTTTAGACTATTTTTCACTATTTTCACTATTTTTAGATTATATTTAATTTTTGATTATTTTTCACTATTTTTTACTATTTTTAAAATTCAAATTTTTCATACAAAAATCAAATATAAAAATTTATAAAATGTTAATAGTAAATATTATTAATAATTAAAGACATATCTATATTTTCAAAATTTAACTATTTTTGCTTTTATTTAGTATGGGCTTTAAATTAAATGATTTATGGCTTATTTTTCAATTTATTAGTTAATTAATAGTTAAATGGAGAAAAGACAATCTATAATTCTTTGCATTATGTCAATTAAGGTGTGATTTTATGATTCTAGTTCGCAGAGAACTCAAAGGGAAAGTCTATACGGAACCTTTTTCAAAAGGGATTCTATCACGAACACTTATTCGTGCAGAATTAAATCCCAGCAAAGCTTATGAAATAGCTAATAAGATAGAATCAGATTTGATAGAAAATGATATTTCTTCAATTTTCACCGAAGATATAGTTAAAAGAATTGTAGATTTATTGGAGGAAGAAGATCCTTTAATTGCTGAGAATTATCTGAATTGGAGAAAGATACGGAAGACAGATGCTCCACTAATCATTTTAATTGGCGGTGTTTCTGGTGTCGGAACTTCATCCATATCATATGAGATATCCAGGAAACTGGGTATTGAAAGTATGATGAATACTGATATGATTAGGGAAGTAATGCGTAAGATTGTATCTAAGGAATTAAGCCCTGTAATCCATCAATCCTCATTCATTGCTCATGAAGCCTTAAGGGTGGCTCCTCCACCTGAATTCGATTATGTTTTGGCAGGTTTTAAAGATCATGTTGGAACAGTAAGCGTTGGTGTTGAAGCCGTTATTGAAAGGGCATTGACTGAAGGAATAAGCATTATCATTGAGGGAGTGCATATAGTTCCGGGATTTATCCGTAAGGACTTGATGGAAAAGGATAATGTTTTGATGTTTGTATTGTCTCTTGAAGATGAGGAAATGCATAAAAGCAGACTTTATTCACGTTGCAGTGATGGCTGGGCCCATAGGTCCCTTCAGAAGTATTTGGATAACTTCGATGCAATTAGAAAAATCCAAATGTATATTAAAGACCAAGGAAATAAGGAAGGA is drawn from uncultured Methanobrevibacter sp. and contains these coding sequences:
- the hdrB gene encoding CoB--CoM heterodisulfide reductase subunit B; translated protein: MEIAYFLGCIMNNRYPGIEKATRILFDKLDIELKDMEGASCCPAPGVFGSFDQTTWATIAARNLAIAEEMGADIMTECNGCFGSLRECDHLLKENPAKKDEINAILAETTDKQYKGETRVRHFAEILYNDVGLDKLSEMFTKDLGINVAVHYGCHFLKPTAEVGIEESAENPTILDELVEITGAKSVPYKNKMMCCGAGGGLRARDIDVTLSYTKEKLDAMAEAGVDAIVEVCPFCHLQFDVGQTEVNAKYGTDFAFPVMHLAQLYGLAMGLSADELTFDAQLIDATPVLEKLE
- a CDS encoding DUF749 domain-containing protein, with translation MFIAILGGIFKFKDLPEEYGPYVQFKAAIEGRDEIDDNDEIAILDITGTGSHHVLFLDKYTNLNEIKRELREADAKVNVTTLKILEGHL
- a CDS encoding DUF2096 domain-containing protein — encoded protein: MSTLPIEQSWLVIANLSSELHKKGIPIPKELNKDLGLVKSQIGFYKKDPSHPDMINEMAKADMSLNEIQGVLLSLAESYDKDFYEEWLDKLQRANRGEEIFKISDTQSRFIQNVPPGLSYAKITLRNPIAEDRVQEIAEYYGLIMEFDTDSTIALYGEKSNIQLALKEMAPFFAE
- a CDS encoding metallophosphoesterase; translated protein: MKILAISDVHGKKSESLINYLKQNDDISLVLIAGDITDFSITEFEPLSFVKPFIDELVEECDVDVFAIPGNCDPAGICNAIKESGPDEKPAFCLHNQLIAYENVVIMGYGGSNPTPFNTPGEIDDDKIYLHVYELLAEYDYIGNDAVPRVTILLTHAPPYDTKADTIESGAHVGSQGVKKPIHEFQPNINICGHVHEACSIDMVGNTTVANPGRLEDGHAVLIEVDENAMYTIGIVSLE
- a CDS encoding 2-phosphoglycerate kinase yields the protein MILVRRELKGKVYTEPFSKGILSRTLIRAELNPSKAYEIANKIESDLIENDISSIFTEDIVKRIVDLLEEEDPLIAENYLNWRKIRKTDAPLIILIGGVSGVGTSSISYEISRKLGIESMMNTDMIREVMRKIVSKELSPVIHQSSFIAHEALRVAPPPEFDYVLAGFKDHVGTVSVGVEAVIERALTEGISIIIEGVHIVPGFIRKDLMEKDNVLMFVLSLEDEEMHKSRLYSRCSDGWAHRSLQKYLDNFDAIRKIQMYIKDQGNKEGVPVIENIDRITTIDFIINSIAETYGGLNNVRKDKS